In the genome of Porphyrobacter sp. ULC335, one region contains:
- the nuoK gene encoding NADH-quinone oxidoreductase subunit NuoK, protein MINPGGIGVEHYLVVGAILFVLGVLGIFLNRKNVIVILMAVELILLAVNINLVAFSAFMQNLTGQVFAMLVLTVAAAEAAIGLAILVIYFRTRGSIAVDDINRMKG, encoded by the coding sequence ATGATCAATCCAGGTGGGATCGGGGTCGAACATTACCTCGTTGTCGGCGCGATCCTGTTCGTGCTGGGCGTGCTGGGCATCTTCCTCAACCGCAAGAACGTGATCGTCATCCTGATGGCGGTCGAGCTGATTTTGCTGGCGGTGAACATCAACCTTGTCGCCTTCAGCGCCTTCATGCAGAATCTTACGGGTCAGGTTTTCGCGATGCTGGTGCTGACGGTGGCCGCGGCCGAAGCGGCGATCGGTCTGGCGATCCTTGTGATCTATTTCCGTACCCGCGGCTCGATTGCGGTTGACGATATCAACCGGATGAAGGGGTAA
- the nuoL gene encoding NADH-quinone oxidoreductase subunit L: MSTQILIIVFGPLLAALIAGLGNRMLGNVAAKSVTTGALLLSAGLSWPIFLGFLGGTESATVVPVLKWVQSGTLTFDWALRVDTLTAIMLVVINSVSALVHLYSWGYMEEDPDQPRFFAYLSLFTFAMLMLVTADNLVQMFFGWEGVGLASYLLIGFWFKKPSAGAAAIKAFVVNRVGDLGFMLGIFGTYLVFQTTSIPEILAAAPGMSGSTITFVGMRLYTMDILCILLFIGAMGKSAQLGLHTWLPDAMEGPTPVSALIHAATMVTAGVFMLCRLSPMFETAPTALTIVTIVGAATCFFAATIGTTQWDIKRVIAYSTCSQLGYMFFAAGVGAYGAAMFHLFTHAFFKALLFLGAGSVIHAMHHEQDMRYYGGLRKHIPFTFYAMLAGTLAITGLGVYHLGVGFAGFWSKDAILEVAFARGNGAGQFAFWAGAIAALLTSFYSWRLMFLTFWGKPRWIESEHIQHSVHKTPAEAGEDTTGGYHPHESPVSMLIPLGVLTIGAVAAGQVFAPQFLDSAAFWGGSIFYNEPLIHAMHAVPYWVKYTALIVMLIGFAGAYVAYIAKPDIPAKFVATFGALHNFVYRKWYFDELYDAIFVKPAFALGRAFWKLGDVGTIDRFGPNGIAWVVERSSVAAKSIQSGYVYTYALIMLLGLVAAITFVLL; the protein is encoded by the coding sequence GTGTCCACGCAAATCCTCATCATCGTTTTCGGGCCTCTGCTGGCCGCGCTGATCGCAGGGCTGGGCAACCGCATGCTCGGCAATGTCGCGGCGAAATCCGTGACGACCGGTGCGCTGTTGCTGTCGGCAGGGCTCAGCTGGCCGATCTTCCTCGGCTTCCTCGGCGGGACCGAGAGCGCGACGGTCGTGCCCGTGCTCAAGTGGGTGCAGAGCGGCACGCTGACCTTCGACTGGGCGCTGCGGGTCGATACGCTCACCGCTATCATGCTGGTGGTGATCAACTCGGTCTCGGCGCTCGTGCACCTCTATTCGTGGGGGTATATGGAGGAAGATCCGGATCAACCGCGCTTCTTCGCCTACCTCTCGCTGTTCACCTTCGCGATGCTGATGCTGGTGACGGCCGACAACCTCGTGCAGATGTTCTTCGGTTGGGAAGGGGTGGGCCTTGCGTCCTATCTGCTGATCGGTTTCTGGTTCAAAAAGCCCAGCGCGGGCGCGGCGGCTATCAAGGCCTTCGTGGTCAACCGCGTCGGCGACCTCGGCTTCATGCTCGGCATCTTCGGTACCTATCTGGTGTTCCAGACGACCTCGATCCCTGAGATCCTCGCGGCGGCCCCCGGGATGAGCGGATCGACGATCACCTTCGTCGGCATGCGTCTCTACACGATGGATATCCTCTGCATCCTGTTGTTCATCGGCGCGATGGGCAAGTCGGCGCAGCTGGGCCTGCACACCTGGCTGCCGGACGCGATGGAGGGGCCGACGCCGGTCTCCGCGCTGATCCACGCTGCGACAATGGTGACAGCGGGCGTGTTCATGCTGTGCCGCCTCTCGCCGATGTTCGAAACTGCGCCGACCGCGCTGACCATCGTTACCATCGTTGGTGCTGCGACCTGCTTCTTCGCTGCCACCATCGGCACGACGCAGTGGGACATCAAGCGGGTGATTGCCTATTCGACCTGTTCGCAGCTCGGCTACATGTTCTTTGCCGCGGGCGTCGGCGCTTATGGCGCGGCGATGTTCCATCTGTTCACCCACGCCTTCTTCAAGGCGCTGCTGTTCCTTGGGGCTGGCTCGGTCATCCATGCGATGCACCACGAGCAGGACATGCGCTATTACGGCGGGCTGCGTAAGCACATCCCGTTCACCTTCTACGCGATGCTGGCTGGCACGTTGGCGATCACGGGGCTGGGCGTGTATCATCTCGGCGTCGGTTTTGCCGGCTTCTGGTCGAAGGACGCGATCCTCGAAGTCGCCTTTGCGCGCGGCAACGGGGCAGGGCAGTTTGCCTTCTGGGCGGGGGCCATCGCGGCGCTGCTGACCAGCTTCTATTCCTGGCGCCTGATGTTCCTGACCTTCTGGGGCAAGCCGCGCTGGATCGAGAGCGAGCATATCCAGCATTCGGTGCACAAGACTCCGGCCGAAGCGGGCGAGGACACCACCGGCGGCTATCACCCGCATGAAAGCCCGGTTTCAATGCTGATCCCGCTTGGCGTGCTGACCATCGGCGCGGTGGCTGCGGGGCAGGTCTTCGCGCCGCAGTTCCTTGACAGTGCGGCCTTCTGGGGCGGGTCGATCTTCTACAACGAGCCGTTGATCCACGCGATGCATGCGGTGCCGTACTGGGTGAAGTACACCGCGCTGATCGTGATGCTGATCGGCTTCGCGGGTGCCTATGTCGCCTACATCGCCAAGCCCGATATCCCGGCGAAGTTCGTCGCGACCTTCGGCGCCCTGCACAACTTCGTCTATCGCAAGTGGTACTTCGACGAGCTGTATGACGCGATCTTCGTGAAGCCTGCCTTCGCGCTGGGCCGCGCTTTCTGGAAGCTCGGGGATGTCGGCACGATCGACCGCTTTGGACCCAACGGCATCGCCTGGGTGGTCGAGCGCTCGTCGGTTGCGGCCAAGTCGATCCAGTCGGGTTACGTTTACACCTACGCGTTGATCATGCTGCTCGGGCTGGTCGCCGCTATCACCTTCGTTCTGCTTTAG